Below is a window of Agathobacter rectalis ATCC 33656 DNA.
TAAACCACAGGAGTAAATGGACTTTAGATAAACTGGATATATAAATTTATATAAAATTGGATATATACTTGATGCCACATAAGAGTATTATATACTTTAATTATAACTATTAAGAACTATTGAGAAAAAAACTGATGCATCATGCTTGGATGTAAGCAGCAGATTTTGAATAGTTACATATAATCAAATGGAGGCATTTTATGAGAAACGAAAAAGTTCAAAAACTCACACTTACAGCACTTATGGCAGCTTTATCATATGTCATATTCACATTTTTACAGATTAAGGTCACATTACCGGGTGGCAGCGCCACATCCTTTCACCTTGGCAACGCAGTCGTAGTACTTGCAGCTTTGCTCTTAGGCGGAGTATACGGAGGAATCGGTGGAGCAATCGGAATGACAATCGGTGATTTACTTGACCCGATATATATCACCGGAGCACCAAAGACATTTTTCCTCAAGCTTATGATTGGTGTTATCACCGGTCTTGTAGCACACAAGCTTGGAAAGATTACATATTCAACAGACAAGAAGCATGTATTTAAATGGACAGTCCTTGCAGCATGTGCAGGAATGCTCTTCAACTTTATTTTTGACCCGATAATAAGCTATTTTTACGATATGCTTATCCTCGGAAAGCCGATGGCACAGCTCAAAATCGCATGGAGCGTGACCACAACAGGAGTCAATGCAGTGATATCGGTGATTGCTGCAACAATCGTGTATGTGGCACTGAGACCGGTGCTCATCAAGGCAAATCTGTTTTTCAAGATTGGCAAAGAAAAATAATAGTTACATAATTTCATAAAAAAATCCACATACATCATGTTGAAAGAGATGTATGTGGATTTTTTTATGATTTTATTGCCGCAACAAAATCATGTATCTTGTCCGGATTCTTACCCGCTTTGTCATCATTTTCCACACCTGATGATACATCGACTCCGTCAGGATGCACGGCTTCAATTGCCATGCGCACATTGTCTGGATTTAAGCCACCTGCGAGCAGCAGCAGCTTTTCATCGCGGGGGATATTGTCAACCAGCTTCCAGTCAAAGGTTTTTCCACTGCCGGGTTCGATGGCATCAAACACATAGCCTGCGATGCGTGAATCGTTGTGATACTTTTCATAGCTGTCCATATCAGAGACATTGAAGGCTTTAAGAATCGGGATAGCTATTGCTGCCTCCGCCTCTGTCTCCGGAATTTCCCCATGTATCTGGACATAGTCAAAGCCTGCAGCCTCAATCTGCCTTATCTGCTCTATGGATGGCGAAACGACAACCGCAACCCTTTTGATGGAAGCATCAAGGGCTGCCATAATATCCTTTGCCTGTTCGATGGATATATTCCTCTTACTCTTTGGAAAAAATAACACCATACCCGCAAAATCAACGTGATTTTCGTTGAGATACCGTGCTTCAGCAGGTGAAGTCAGACCGCAGATTTTTATTTTTGTGTTGGAATTTGTATTTATATTATTATCACTAATTTCTTTAGCTGTATTCTGTGTATTCATATCCTAAGAATAGCATTGTTGCAGGTTGATCGCAAGTGGATATATTTTAAATTATTGAGCATTAATTGCAAGTGGATTTACGTTAAATTATTGAGTATCGTTCGCAAGCCGCGGGTACCCTGGAGCACACACTATCCCGCGAAAGCGAATAGCGGAGCTGCTTAGAGACTGTAGAATTGTGCTATGTAAAGCAGAAATGCCGAGGCATGGACGCCGAGGCAAGGAGAAATCGAGCCATGGATGGCGAGTTTCGACGGTTTCGTCGAGTTAAGAAAACCTTGGGCACAATTCGTACAGCCTCTTAGCTGCGTAGCGTAGCGAACGTGGGATAGTGTGTGCACCATGGTACCCGCGGTTTGCGAACAGGTGTACTACTACAAACAACTACAAACAACGGTTAATACGGATTGCATGCGCAAAAATGAGATGTTATAATGCAGTTAATAAACAGTAATAAAGCAGGAGATAACAATTATGTCAACAGAAAAGATTAAAGAATATATCGGAACACAGCTCAAAGCACTCACATCAATAGCAAGCCCTACAGGTTTCACAAAAAATGCCACAGACTATCTGATGAAGCAGCTTGAGGCTATGGGATATGCGCCACAGCTTTCAAATAAAGGAAATGTCAGCGTGGAAATCGGTGGAGTTGGAGCACCTTTGGTATTGGCAGCGCATGTGGACACGCTTGGAGCCATGGTTCGCTCAATAAAGGATAACGGACGTTTGCGCCCAACAACTATCGGTGGTCATCAGTGGAGCACAGCAGATGGAGAAAACTGCATGGTTTTTACGCGTGATGGCAGAATGTACACAGGCGTGGTGCTAAATACAGAGCCATCGGCACATGTGGCAGATGAAAAGGTCGAGACAAAGGAAGAAAATATGGAAATCCTGCTCGATGAAAATGTAAATGATAAGCAGGGGGTGGCGGCACTTGGCATCCAGACAGGGGATATTATCGCCATGGATCCGCGCACAGTCATCACGGAGAGCGGCTATATCAAGAGCCGTTTCCTTGATGATAAGCTGTCAGCCGCCATCTTACTCGGTGTGGCTCATGCCGTAAAGGAGGAGGGCTGGAGGCTAAACCGCAAGGTCACACTGCTCTTTACGGTTTATGAGGAGGTAGGCCATGGCGGAAGCTTTGTACCGGCTGATACTGAGGAGATGATTTCCGTAGACATGGGCTGCGTTGGAGCAGACCTAGGCTGTACAGAGCATATGGTTTCAATCTGTGCTAAGGACTCAGGCGGACCTTACAACTATGAGCTTGTTACAGAGCTTTCAAATCTGGCAAAGAGCGAGGGGCTTGACTATGCAATCGATGTTTATCCGCACTACGGCTCTGATGTTGAGGCAACACTGCACAGCGGATATGATATCCGTCATGGGCTTATCGGTGCAGGAGTTTATGCATCGCATAACTATGAGCGCTCACATATGGATGGCGTGGAGAATACTTATAAGCTTTTGAGAAAATATATTACAAAATAGTATCATTGTGATACATTATTTCATGTATTCAAACAAAGTAGGAGAGAGGTAAATACACCATGAATTTAAAAAAAGTTCATCATATTGCCATTATTGGGAGCGACTATGAGAAATCAAAGCACTTTTATGTGGATCTGTTAGGTTTTTCTATTATTCGAGAAAATTACAGACCGGAACGTGATGATTATAAAATTGATCTTCAACTCGATGAGATAGAATTAGAACTTTTTATCATTAAAAATTGTCCGAAGCGTCCAAGTTATCCAGAGGCTTATGGTCTCCGGCATCTTGCCTTTGCTGTAGATTCGGTCGATGATACTGTAAGAGAATTGAATAAAAGGGGCATCATAACTGAGCCGATTAGACTCGATACTTACACAGGCAAAAGAATGACATTCTTTCATGATCCGGACAATCTACCCTTGGAAATTCACGAATAAGGTATTGCAGTTAAAAGATGTGCCCTGTTTTTGGCTGTGATTTTATAAATTTAAATGTGTAGGGAACAGAAACTTTGAATTCTCACTTGAGGTATTTTTAGGGATTTAATAACTGTTATATCTTGTTATAAAAATCTCGGCAGACCCTTGAAAACACTAAAGTTTTTGTTGGTGTCCTATTCATCACATCTTGTATCGTGTTATACCGTTTTACCCTTGGTTATGAACCCTCATAAGGGAAAAAATAAGGGAAAGAAAATCTGGTAACAATTTGTAATAAATTATAAAAATAGCAGTTGGGACTGGATGAGATGCTTTTAATACATTTCAATGAAAGGGATAAACAAGACAGCTAACTTGAAAAAGTAAATTCCAGTGCAGAAGTAAATTCCACACTCATTTAAAAGTTCTTGATTTTCTAAGAGTTTTATAAGCTCAAAACGCTTATTTCTGTTATAATAGGAGTAACTTCTTGGAAAAAACTGATTTGATGGTATGACAAACGGACCACTGGAAGGTAGTGTGCGAGACTAAATTCCACCGGTCATGTGAGGAAAATGTGAAAGTTTAATTTCCAGTCCGACAGCAGATTTCTAAGTGGTTGTTAATGGTTGAAGCGAATCAGCTTAGGCGTTAGATTGACCAAATCAGGGTCAATGCGCTTAAGCTGAAATGCGTTTAGGGTTTCTTTTCCGAGTGTCTCTAATGCGGCGTCATAAGGCGTGCTTCCATTAAGACTTTCCCTTGGAGTGGAGTTGATGTGATTCACGATTAGATTCACATCCCATTGTGTCAAAAATTCAAAACTAGTTCCTTTGGGAAGCACCATGCGAAGCATGGTGTGAGCTTGCTCAAGACCTCCTTTTTGTCCGCTACGCATGGGATCACAATAGTAGATGCTGGTACGCTGAATTTCATCCAGTCCTGTTTCAAGAGCGACAGGATCTCCGAATTCTGAACCTCTGTCTGTCAAGATATATTCAAAGACAGATAAGAACTCATAGGTGCCCATACGTTTTTCTAAACGGTCAAAAATAAGCCGGACAGCGCCTTTAGTACAACGATTCAGGAGAAAGGCAAGGAACAGCTTTTCCTTAGTGAAGAAAAAGGTCAGTAACGTCTTGTTGGATTCTCTGGATGAGTGTACCGTATCCATTTCTACAAAAGAGGATAACCGCAGCTCACTAAAATCACTGAATAACCTTTTCTCGAAGACGGTTCTGTTTGTAATCTGTGTTTTATGGCACTTTCGTGGCTTGAAGCCGGGCTTACGTTTTAAATCAATGTTTCTGGCTGTAAACAGACCTTGATCCAGATAGGTGTACAAGGAACGGACTGACATATCCAGTTCTGGATGATTGGTAATGATTTGATATGGAGATTGTCCCTGCTCGATTAAAGGAGAAACAATGCCATCCTTTTTGCGTAATTCATGTTTTGTCATGTTTATACCGGCTCTGGAACCGGAAAGCTTTTCACGGTATTTTCTATCAGCAAAACGTGCATCGTATCTGTATTTCTGGGCGATGGTGCAATGATTTATCTTTTTTGTGCAGCCATTACAGACATAGGGCGCCTTATCCAGTCTTTTGCACTGTTCCTTCACAAAATCCTTGCAAGTTTGATTACAGGTGGGGCAGGAAGTGCATTTTACATCGCAGAGAATGATTTTTCCGCAGACATTGGTTTTCCGGCAATGGAAGCGATGAATACAAAAGTTATGGGCATTATAGAAAGTACCTTTGTGATACCAGTCGGATAGACGGTGAGCCCTTACTTCTTTGGAAATGGTTGTTGGATCCTTGCAAAGAAAGCGGGCAATGTTCTTAAAGGTTTCTCCCTTGTTCAGTTCGTTTTCGATATAGATACGGTCTTCAAGGGAAAGGTGCTTCTGGTTTCCTGGAATATATTTACTCATGGATATCCTTCTTTCTACTGCTGTCAGAAAGAAAGATAACCTTACCATTTTTATATGAAAGAGTAAACCTTTACTGTGCGGGAGTAAATTCCACCACCAAATGTGGTGGTGGAATTTAAAATTTCATTTTTGGATAAACAAGACATCTGTAAAATTTGTTGAAATATGGTAAATAATATAGTATACTTTTGCAGTGAATATATCTTTAGTGAAAGGAAGTGAGACTGTATTTTATTAAGCTAATAATCAAATTAGGGCAAACTTATGGAAACGTAAGGACGCAAAACATGAAGTCTAAGTAATAAAATAAAATACACGTATTTTATTATATTGACGGTTCGGTTGCAATGGTTATCATTGCAGCTTTTTTAATTTTAGGAGGTTAATGTATTATGAAGAGATTAAAACAACGAATCTTAGCAGGGGTGCTTGCATTCGTAATGTGTATTAGTACAGTAAATGTAACTGCATTCGCTCAGGAAAATGAAACGACCAGTGAAATTCAGGAAATTATTGCAATTAGCGAAGCGGGAAGTGAAAATGAAGTATCGACAGAAAATATTGAAATAACAGATACTTCTGTTTCGGGAAATAACGTGGAACCAGTTGAAGATAAGCCACGTAATAAAAAGCATAAAAAAGTGGCGAATGAAAAAGTTTATGAAGGTGAAAATTATAATGTTACATTTTCGGTAACATCTTCTTGGGAATCCGGTTATAATGCAAATGTCAAGGTTGAAAACACAGGAAATGATACGATACAGAACTGGTATTTATCATTTGAATATGATGATCAAATTACCAATATTTGGAATGCAGAGATTTCTACACATGAAGAAAGTCAATATATTATTAAGAATGCCGACTGGAATCAGGATATTGTTGTTGGAGGAAGCATAGAATTTGGTATTTCAGGTAGTACAGCATTTAATGAGTTCCCAGAAAATTTTAATGTTGTAGGAGAAAATAAAGAGGTTCAAGAGGAAGATTATTCTGTACAATATCAGGTTGATAGTGATTGGGGAAGTGGTTTCACAGGTAGCATTCAGATTACGAATAATACGGACAAGACATTAGAAGATTGGGTGTTAGAGTTTGATTTTGAAAGAGAAATAACAAATATTTGGAATGCTGTTATTGAGTCCCACGAAGGAAATCATTATGTAATAAGAAATGCCGGATATAATGCGAATATTACTGCCGGACAGAGTGTTTTGTTTGGATTTAATGGACATGGTGGTTCAGCAAATAATGTAGCAGAAAATTGTGTATTATATTCATGGGAAATAGATACTACTGAATATGTAGAACTTTCTGATGGCAAGATTGAAAAAAATTATTTGGAAAGAGCAATATACACAAATTTATTGTTACAAGGTTTGTCGATTGATAATATCCGGTTGGCGGATGATTACGATGAAGATGGTTTGACATTATCACAGGAATATGAATATGATACCAATCCATTTTCAAAAGATACGGATGAAGACGGATTAAATGATTATGAAGAGATTAATCTACATAAGACAAATCCTATAAAATACGATTCAGACGAGGATGGAATGAGTGACGGAACAGAAATCGCTTGTGGATTGAATCCTTTAAGTTCTGATACAGATGGAAATGGAGTTATAGATAGCCAAGAAATCGTAACACAAGCGGTTAGAATAGACACGGTGGAACAATATCAGCTTCAAGAAGTTGGAACATTACCCAATATTCAAATAACGGGAAAAGGAGATTATAGTCAAAAAATATATGCAACGGCATTGGAAAATGATGCTACAATAATGGATATTGACTGTCTTGTAGGAACTGCGTTTGATTTTATTCATGATGAAGACTTGTCTTTTGAAAATAGTCAATTAACATTTACAATCAGTAATGAAATTTTGAAAAAAAATAAATTAACCGACTTAGCGATTGCTTGGTACAACGAAGAAGAGAATGCACTTGAATTATTAGACACAACACATAATATGGACAATTGCACAATATCAGCAGAAGTTAGTCACTATAGTACTTATATGGTAGTATCGGTGCCTGATTATTTTTTTAATATTGATTGGGAAAATGAAGATAGTATTATTGAAGCAGGCAAAGCCGATGTTGTATTTGTGATTGATACTACTGGTTCTATGGGAAATGAAATACAAAATGTTAAAAATAACATAGAGACAGTTGTATCTAGTCTGGAAGAAAATAAGGTTGATATTCGCTTGGGACTAGTAGAATATAGAGATATTTATGCAGATGGAATTGGTTCCACCAAAAGTTATGATTGGTATACAAGTGTATCTTCCTTTAAAAGTGAGTTAGCTACTTTGGGTGTAAGTGGTGGTGGAGATACTCCGGAGTCCGTAGTAGATGCGTTGTATTGTGCAAGAAATATGGAATATCGTACAGGAGTAAAAAAATATGTAATACTTTTAACAGATGCAAATTATAAAAATGGTACATCTGTAGATTCTGGTGCAACACTTACAGATGAGATAAGAAGACTTGTAGAAGAAGAGCTTGTTGTATCGGTGGTTACAACGCCATCTTATTATTCTACATACAATAGTCTTGTTAGCCAGACCGATGGAGTTACTGCAAATATTAATCAAAATTTTGCATCTGCACTTGCTCCATTAATTACTAAAATGGGAGAACAAGTAAATCAGGGATGCTGGATAAGATTATCCAACGGTTCTGTTGTATCATTAGACAAGGATCCTACTTTAGGAGATGAAACCATTGACACGGACGATGATGGTATACCAGATATCATTGAATTAAAGTCCAGTTACAAGGTGCATGCTTATAACCCGTATACAAAGAAAATGCAGGAAATTGATACATGGTCTTTTTACAGTAATCCGTCAAAAAGAGATACGGATGGTGATACATTAAGTGATATCGATGATTTGCAACCAACAAAATACGATACTGTTGTTATAAAAGAGAATGATTCATCTATTGCGTTTAATACAGGAAGAACCTGGTACAATATAAGTTGCACATCTTTTGATTATTTAGACAATTTAATGCAGATGGTAGATGGAAAAGTAGACAACCCGATTCCAATAGAGCAATTTCGGCAGATTATTCAAAATGTAGCGAATAATGAAAAGCAAGCCTTTACCATTGAGGAACTAACGTATATTGCAATCATGAATAATGAAGGTTCCAAGTTATATATGCATAATTTGTCGTCAGTCACAAGGGAAAATGTATTCCAGAAAATTGCTGGTAGAGAAAGTCGTTATTATAAGCATAGCGGTATATGGTGGAATGAAAATTGGAGTGAAGTTCCAAAAGGAACTGAAAGTGGTTTCTTTAAAGGAACGGTTTTATCGGAAGCAGATATTAATCTATCTTGGGAAATTTATTGTGTATGTGATGTATATACAGTATTAACAACAGTAGCACAAGTTGGTGCGTTAGTCATTGCAATTGTGGTAGTGGCCGAGGTTACACCTGTTGTTCTTGCCAATATTCAAGGGCTGGCATATTATGTAAAAACATTTGGAATTGTTCAAGGAATTCAAATGTATCGGTATTTGGGAATTCAGAACTTGCCAAACGGTGTAATTTCATGGTTGCAAATGGATATGGCAGATGGAGACAGTTCTGTAGATGATGTTGCATTAGCCATTCAAAAAGAAAGTGTAGAAAAGAAATTGGACACTTACTTATTAAATAAAGATCATCCTGTAGGAGGTTCTAAAGCGAATTGGTTTGAAAAAGCATTAGGTTTTACAAAAGAAAATGCAGGACAACTTGCAAAACAGATTGTATTTGATGAAAATGTGGCTGTCCAGACGGCTGTTACGGAACATGGAATTAAATACAATCAGTTGATATCTATAGTAGGAGCGAATGGGAAGAAGATAGATGTTGTATTTGTGTGGATAAAAAACAACGATGGATTTGTAAGATTGGTTACTGCGATACCAACAAAGAAGTAGGATAAATATATAAAGATTTAGTTCTATTGAGCAGATTGAGATCTTTGAGTATTGTAAGAAAAGGTGAACGCATTTATGTATGAAGAATTGCAAGTAGTAAAAGCGACAAAAAATTTATCAGACAAAGTTAAGATGGGATGTATTGGTACAATTTTATATGTATATTTTGAAGAAAAGAGAGGATATGAAGTAGAGTTTGTCAACGATGACTACGAAACATTAGACATCTTAACCGTAGGTGAGACGGATATTGAAATCGTAGAAAATAATATGAGATAGACAAACTGGAGAACAAGCTTTGGCAATATCACACTCAGGTAATTCACAAAAATATTTTCAGACATTTGTTAATGTGTAAAAGGTGGAAGGTATGTGGGCCAATATTGAAATAGAGTTGCATATGAAGCCAACCTGTCTGAGCCGAAGAATAAAAACGCAGATATTGAAAGATGCATATTTAATGAAAAATGGAGATGTTACCGCTGTTGTTTGGGAGTTTTTTAGAAGTGATATTACTGGTCGGGGTGGTGCAACTCAACAATTACTTGATTTCTTGACACAAAATGGAATCCAGTATGTTATTCATTAACAGTTATAAGAGGTGACATGTATGCAATATAATGGAATGACCCCGCCGTTTGAACTTATAT
It encodes the following:
- a CDS encoding ECF transporter S component, with the translated sequence MRNEKVQKLTLTALMAALSYVIFTFLQIKVTLPGGSATSFHLGNAVVVLAALLLGGVYGGIGGAIGMTIGDLLDPIYITGAPKTFFLKLMIGVITGLVAHKLGKITYSTDKKHVFKWTVLAACAGMLFNFIFDPIISYFYDMLILGKPMAQLKIAWSVTTTGVNAVISVIAATIVYVALRPVLIKANLFFKIGKEK
- a CDS encoding IS30 family transposase, whose protein sequence is MSKYIPGNQKHLSLEDRIYIENELNKGETFKNIARFLCKDPTTISKEVRAHRLSDWYHKGTFYNAHNFCIHRFHCRKTNVCGKIILCDVKCTSCPTCNQTCKDFVKEQCKRLDKAPYVCNGCTKKINHCTIAQKYRYDARFADRKYREKLSGSRAGINMTKHELRKKDGIVSPLIEQGQSPYQIITNHPELDMSVRSLYTYLDQGLFTARNIDLKRKPGFKPRKCHKTQITNRTVFEKRLFSDFSELRLSSFVEMDTVHSSRESNKTLLTFFFTKEKLFLAFLLNRCTKGAVRLIFDRLEKRMGTYEFLSVFEYILTDRGSEFGDPVALETGLDEIQRTSIYYCDPMRSGQKGGLEQAHTMLRMVLPKGTSFEFLTQWDVNLIVNHINSTPRESLNGSTPYDAALETLGKETLNAFQLKRIDPDLVNLTPKLIRFNH
- a CDS encoding phosphoribosylanthranilate isomerase, producing MNTQNTAKEISDNNINTNSNTKIKICGLTSPAEARYLNENHVDFAGMVLFFPKSKRNISIEQAKDIMAALDASIKRVAVVVSPSIEQIRQIEAAGFDYVQIHGEIPETEAEAAIAIPILKAFNVSDMDSYEKYHNDSRIAGYVFDAIEPGSGKTFDWKLVDNIPRDEKLLLLAGGLNPDNVRMAIEAVHPDGVDVSSGVENDDKAGKNPDKIHDFVAAIKS
- a CDS encoding cellulose binding domain-containing protein yields the protein MKRLKQRILAGVLAFVMCISTVNVTAFAQENETTSEIQEIIAISEAGSENEVSTENIEITDTSVSGNNVEPVEDKPRNKKHKKVANEKVYEGENYNVTFSVTSSWESGYNANVKVENTGNDTIQNWYLSFEYDDQITNIWNAEISTHEESQYIIKNADWNQDIVVGGSIEFGISGSTAFNEFPENFNVVGENKEVQEEDYSVQYQVDSDWGSGFTGSIQITNNTDKTLEDWVLEFDFEREITNIWNAVIESHEGNHYVIRNAGYNANITAGQSVLFGFNGHGGSANNVAENCVLYSWEIDTTEYVELSDGKIEKNYLERAIYTNLLLQGLSIDNIRLADDYDEDGLTLSQEYEYDTNPFSKDTDEDGLNDYEEINLHKTNPIKYDSDEDGMSDGTEIACGLNPLSSDTDGNGVIDSQEIVTQAVRIDTVEQYQLQEVGTLPNIQITGKGDYSQKIYATALENDATIMDIDCLVGTAFDFIHDEDLSFENSQLTFTISNEILKKNKLTDLAIAWYNEEENALELLDTTHNMDNCTISAEVSHYSTYMVVSVPDYFFNIDWENEDSIIEAGKADVVFVIDTTGSMGNEIQNVKNNIETVVSSLEENKVDIRLGLVEYRDIYADGIGSTKSYDWYTSVSSFKSELATLGVSGGGDTPESVVDALYCARNMEYRTGVKKYVILLTDANYKNGTSVDSGATLTDEIRRLVEEELVVSVVTTPSYYSTYNSLVSQTDGVTANINQNFASALAPLITKMGEQVNQGCWIRLSNGSVVSLDKDPTLGDETIDTDDDGIPDIIELKSSYKVHAYNPYTKKMQEIDTWSFYSNPSKRDTDGDTLSDIDDLQPTKYDTVVIKENDSSIAFNTGRTWYNISCTSFDYLDNLMQMVDGKVDNPIPIEQFRQIIQNVANNEKQAFTIEELTYIAIMNNEGSKLYMHNLSSVTRENVFQKIAGRESRYYKHSGIWWNENWSEVPKGTESGFFKGTVLSEADINLSWEIYCVCDVYTVLTTVAQVGALVIAIVVVAEVTPVVLANIQGLAYYVKTFGIVQGIQMYRYLGIQNLPNGVISWLQMDMADGDSSVDDVALAIQKESVEKKLDTYLLNKDHPVGGSKANWFEKALGFTKENAGQLAKQIVFDENVAVQTAVTEHGIKYNQLISIVGANGKKIDVVFVWIKNNDGFVRLVTAIPTKK
- a CDS encoding M42 family metallopeptidase; its protein translation is MSTEKIKEYIGTQLKALTSIASPTGFTKNATDYLMKQLEAMGYAPQLSNKGNVSVEIGGVGAPLVLAAHVDTLGAMVRSIKDNGRLRPTTIGGHQWSTADGENCMVFTRDGRMYTGVVLNTEPSAHVADEKVETKEENMEILLDENVNDKQGVAALGIQTGDIIAMDPRTVITESGYIKSRFLDDKLSAAILLGVAHAVKEEGWRLNRKVTLLFTVYEEVGHGGSFVPADTEEMISVDMGCVGADLGCTEHMVSICAKDSGGPYNYELVTELSNLAKSEGLDYAIDVYPHYGSDVEATLHSGYDIRHGLIGAGVYASHNYERSHMDGVENTYKLLRKYITK
- a CDS encoding VOC family protein — translated: MNLKKVHHIAIIGSDYEKSKHFYVDLLGFSIIRENYRPERDDYKIDLQLDEIELELFIIKNCPKRPSYPEAYGLRHLAFAVDSVDDTVRELNKRGIITEPIRLDTYTGKRMTFFHDPDNLPLEIHE
- a CDS encoding DUF4926 domain-containing protein, coding for MYEELQVVKATKNLSDKVKMGCIGTILYVYFEEKRGYEVEFVNDDYETLDILTVGETDIEIVENNMR